The genomic window atttttttcattagtaaatattgttatatgacatattttatttgggtTTAACTCAAATAAGtaacaagtttttttaatatttattttataaatttataaccgtgatttgaaaaaaattaaaaacaatccaTTTATCTTTACACCGGATTTCCTATTTGGTCCTACTTATCATATTTGTAAATCGACACATAaggttatttacattattgcaATATACATAACTctattgtgtatttaattaagccaattatatagacattttttgattttaccattttgaccagaacaaaacataaaatattttttgaaaatatgccAAGTACAAAATGCGCttagtatgatataatttaaatgatatcaatttattataaattatgggaTGAGTCATGCGTAATATTTAGCACAATATGTACAAAACgtaaatcaatacaatatatcgataaaaaataataaaaaaaaaaatattgacgatTTCATCAAATCTCAATtctctaaaaatatacttaacctagcactattataatttaggtacctacctagtctgtacgattattaataatacccaATTAACacgtgatttattatatttttcggaTAAACACTGATGAAAACGAACGATGGGCTCGATAAATCGTATGCCTATAACGtcggaatattattttaagtctgAGAGCAGTGAGCACACGTAGTGgcgataggtacctacctacctacgtatatattatatcatatgatCGTTCGTCTAACCGGTTAACCAGTAAccacctaaatattattatttattacctatacgtgTGTGTTTTAACCGGCGTCCGAGTGTGACCTTTTCTCGTTCCAATGTCAAAACGCTCCGTCCTCGACCACCACCACCACACACACGTTTAATAACCGGCCGTATTCGTATACTCAATAATCGTATTCACGAACAGCTCTCTACGAACCGccccgccgccaccgccgtccGTCGCTCGTGAACCACGTAGCAGGTACCCGCCGTGACCGTTATCAACGGTTATCACCACTGCGTAGTCCACGTTCGTCCGACTTTCGAACTCCTCCATCCACCAGTTCACACTTGGCTCTCGAAAGACGGACGACAGTCTCTTCAGATTCGTGCCCGTTTCTAGACGTTTTGCTGACGTGCACTTCCGCCATCGTTCATACCGCCGACCCTTTCTCAAAAACGCTCATCATCATGGTAAGTGccttctataaaaaaaaatatcacgtttaaacccatattattattacaccgaataaccgtaatattataataatcggtttattgttaattattattatgtaatactcgAGTGCTTGACTTGTCTGTGAAGTTTTATCTGCGTTTACGAGCGTCGTTTTCTGACCTGTTGATTTTCGATTGTTGCACGATCTCGAtcatatagatacataataatatactcgtcgttattatttactactttttgttttattacgtCTGCGATATGAATAATCATCGTGTCCCTGTTGTGTGTGTTCACGACCTCTGTTAAATCACTCATAAGTGTCACACTAACTCTAAAATCCAAAATGTATCCTAATACCTTACCGGTATTGtgcacatttttaatacttgataACTCTGTGTTTACAGTCTTTTGAAGAAGCAGTTGATAAAGTGAAGAACTTGAATCAAACTCCCAGTGACAGCAATTTGTTGGAACTCTACGCATACTATAAACAAGTGACGGTTGGTGATGTAAACACAGGTAAAAAGACTTGATATAGGTGTATCAAAAAGTATCATGTATTATGTGTACCGTTTACCCaaccattttttatgttttacatagCCAAACCTGGATTTTTGGACTTCAAAGCAAAAGCCAAATGGGAAGCATGGAATTCAAAGAAAGGCATAAGCAGCGACGAggctaaaacaaaatatatcgaAATTGTCGATAAGCTTGTTGAAGATATTGGCCTCAAAGCTTAAACCTTATGGCTAAATTTAATGGTCATTAATCACACACAATGCAACacacaaaaatttatttataaagtttacttactctacttaatttaataagaattgTAATTATGATTACATctcactatatttatatagtaaaatcgCCGAGCGtgtttggttattattttaaggtgTGCTTCTAAGTCGCACAGAAAGACTATTATTGACTTTTATGATCAACTTTGTTAATTTACAtcacagtaatattattgttaatttatcaacttaaatacttaaatattatcatttatgaacaatgcttatttatttacacatcattatagataaatatctataaaattaaaactattctcaataatattatattatttttgttattggtttataatttacacacacacaaatatatatatattatgtatatttaaaaaattgtgccttaaattaaaatatttttttttttaattaagtacctatgtgttttttttctttttccaaatagttataattatatattttatcttatctaATCTGAATCTagattttgaagtttttaaaatagtatgcaTGTAAGCTTAAATGAACTTCAAAATACACATACGaacaaattttagttttttttttttttagacttatttataaatccaacattttcttaaaattgaatttaaattttttactttcatgttaaaataaatactttaaaaataattctcttatagttattataaaataaatgtattcattatagCTACTAGAtataagaagaaaaataattaggtatattaacaaataaaaataaataaattattaatgaataatattcttttggcaattattaaaaattaaacaatgaattttttattatttaagttaagtaaaattaacttattttattgattatagataataccaaattaacaattatatgtcATAATACGttaggaaataaaaatatttctaaaacaatcatttacctaatgtaatttaagtataaaatatcaaaaatctatacttattactcaacaattaaaatcaaacaataaaataaataatcatgacGACATTATCATATTTAGATAAGTTAATTACTGATTATTAgtatttgacataatattctacattgaaaatcaaagcaaaaacttattaaactatacattCTTTTTACACAGATTTTTCTCACTTGTTATTCCAAATTCCAATCAAatcatgttaataaaaatttgtaatttaaattcaggtcctacttaaatcatatattattatagttagaaatgaaatgtttattcaataataaaataattttagtgattgttatattattgttgattgtCATGATCATAAAATCCtacaataggtaggtatctaccATCAAATTATTGACTAGATAATGCAAGGTGGTTAAAAACTGTTGACAAGAGATAGTTTAACaatgttttaagatttttgttgtattaattgcaactaatatgtagtattacttttttaatattaaaaataacttggtAATATGTGATAATAGGCTCCTCCtctggaaaatattaaacagcacatgatttaaatatctttcAGTGATGTTTTTGTCTTAATTTCCTACATGATCAACCTATGTAATGATAAATAcccattacatttattaacatgtttaatgtttatagataACCGCatcataattgttaatttttacttttaagtaagtatatatttatattaataagcacATAATGATGCGTCCTTAAACTATTACCAAagcagtataataaaaaaaaattataacttgaaatgtttaaaccAATAGgtatgataatacattttattgtgaaTACACCactgcatttattttattataatataaaatctctattttttaattataatttaatactacctacctatctaataaAACTTATCGGTAAGGTTAGGTAAATATGAATCTACCCCTGAGGTAATAGGTATCTGAACTTTCTCAAGTTATGAACTAagtaacaaatatatacatagaaaatttaacttaGGTTTAAAaggaattttttgtttatagattTACCTCACAGTTATACATCCagatatatatagtataatttatgattatatgtgggtatattataaattataatttataaccaatatAACCCATGAAGACTGGAGATCtgtattaagatatttattttatatgtttgtgtTTAGCCATCAAAGATACTATCAcaaggttatattatacttctcagtaaagtttattttatattaactataaaggATAAACTTGGACTGACTGTACCTCCTACCGTAGCTAACTATACACTATCattgatgatttaaatatttaatatttgtatttatgtatttataatcaataatacctactatattgtAAGGCGTGTATTGatgttaattcatttaaattttatggttAGTTACTAAGTAAGTCACTTTTTTAATTCTGGCGCTAGATGGCACTGccgtatatgatttttatttttgttttttaatttcccgAATATTTATAGCAACCAAAAGTTTCATTttacttatgagttatgacaaccaaacactatactataataggttTAGAGAATGATccaaatatcttataaaagaaaatcaacataacaatttcttaattttattgtgtccattattttaattgaaaaaaaatgagaaaaaatgcGAGTGAACGGAAATTTGAATATGTTATTGATtaggctataatataattaaaattggtaagcaaacttattattaaaaataaaatgaactcATTTCTATCATCAATTCAAGTAGTGAGAGActgaattgtaaattataattataatatattataatatttacacatatatatgtgtattattatataaatattgtcaaatGTCAATtgaagattataatttataataaattgtataaatattatatagtaatcaaCGCCCAAcggtaatattacaaattacactAGCAATAGCTATGTacgtaattgtaatatttacgtGTCTACAGTCTACTATGGGTATTCGAAAGGGTTAAGTTTACTTTAGGtacataagttatttttagtttttatacagCAGCTTCCGAGATGATAGTATGacgtaaatattacaataacattaaaaataataattttgatcacCTTTTTTGACCTTTCGGCAATActgttattgatattattagtattttttttaacacaatcgACATCCCGTAAGTACTTGATGAGCTGCCGTCAAAGGttaagacattttaatattgtactttttgAAACATTACGGGTAAGAATATAAGacccaatttaaaatacaatatctatGCATACAAAGAACATGGGATAAATCAccaataaagttaataatttttttgattaaaatttacaagtagaaataattatagcaaaaatatgttttaggcaatataaaataatataaaaatcagtaataaataggtactatcaaaatactaaatacaatttattaagaattaagatgggtagatattagataatgcataatttatgttgtacaaaaaatattttatttgagaaaAAATGAATAGGTATTTTGTGAAATTAACCATACTCTGCAACAATTAAACATCCaatcattatactatttatactcgTACATTGACCATTGTCcacgattaattttttattaagtaggtatctaattataaaatatatattttaactaggtaagtattattattattaaatattctattaattataactaggtgctattatattatttgacccATCACACATATGgccatgttaaaatattaaacaaatcagatatttaataaatgtgtgttgattaaaattaatgaatttttaaattatagttttaaatatacttatataacccTTAACaactttaatcattatttgatAACCAatcatagttatatttttacttgcaTTAATTGTGTgatcataactcataatattataaaatacatttaatcataaatatttactacctacctatctataattaagtatctattttaaaagacagccattgaatataattgataaattaattattttatatttaggtataatttgattaaaaattgattactttaggagattttattttagttactaTGTACAATTAACATCCATTGGTAACTAAAATTTACAGATTAATAACaatcaatactttttttctgTGACGGCACAACTGCAGGTACAACTTGGGGACTACTAAAGATGGGCTTTTGTAAAGTAAacacattaaatgttttataaaatataaatcttcgTTGTTAAAACTTGTGTAAACTTTATaaactcatattttatataattctgcAGATTTTAGGTTTAAGTTCCACGCACATCTCGACCAAAGAGCATATCATCTTTAGctgtttttcattatttatttttaaacgttgaacactttattaataaataatcgtatGCTTGTTGTTGCAAAAATCGCAGAATTGAATAATTGTATGATGAATCATTCTTCTTCAAGTGTGAATTaggtatcattatttattaaaaaataataaaaaaaaatattgtgttgttaaaattgtaatgtaaaattgttgGATTATGAAAgtgaattttaacaattattttcttgaaCAAACCCTAGTGGCCtagtcatatataatataagtattaaatgttcCAAAGTAAATGCGAGATGaatcattatgattataacTTTGTAGATACTATGAcactatttcaaatttaattccaATTCTATCTTTGTTTTTGTGTAACACGTGTAATGTGTACCTActgtgattataatttataggaccataaaatttcatattttttatttaatactaagcACTAGATATAGTAAGTATGGATCGAAAACACAAaacttatttctattaaatttattatatgatcgaAGTCTTGACATTCACTTTTACCACCAGTGCATTGCCACCTATAATAATGGCATAACTATTTTTCATCGTACCggaaaattaatttccaaTGAGCACAGAAACCActcaaaaatcacaaaatatttgagtaagtataagaaattttatataaatagtatttctaGGTATGGTGAATTTGTgcacattttaaatcatatacaatctgcattattttatacgataaaCAATGTTGTATGATTTGTACTTTTTGTCGTTATGGtggctttaattttatttgcaatGGAAAAATTATAGTGTGTTATTTAAACGTGTGAATTTTAATTCATCCGTTAATTCTTTCTTGTAAATATTCAtcgtaaaataaagtaaaaattgtaattggattttaaatttttaatggacTAATACGGGATTAGCGGTCaagttaataattcaaataaataacgttGTGTACATTAGGATGACTTCTGTAGGTAAATCAGAACGTCATCACAATTCCTGTTTTCCAAGAGTTATCGTTTTAGACTAGAAGCGCCAACTACACTATGCATTTTGGTCGTCAGAACCACTTATTGAGCTGGcgtatttataaagttatgttaacaaattgtttttcatttctcGTTTTTTCCATAAGATGACCACAAACTTAATGATTCATACGGGTGGATTTCATAAAAAgtctatatcattataatcgtCCATTAACCGAGTCAATTTGTCATGAACCAGAAGCTTTTGAATGCAAGATAGTgtcgagtaaaataatatgcctaCTAcgcttaagtataatatattattattacgtaataGTTCAACTTTTAACATacctaatcataatattagctagtataattaattttacaaatgaaTGTATCGTATCGCTTTGAATTTCTTTCAAATCATCAAACATTACGATGTCGTATCTATGTTGAGCAAAACATAACTctagaataatattgtaagtatattatattattctcctTTTGGCAAGGTCGTGCCATAGGTTGGTCCGGTCAATAGCCGTGCAATAAAACCAGTATTTTCGACGATCCATCGCCTCAGttaccttattattattctctccTGTCAAATACTCTATATCAAAAGTTGTTCCTTATTTGATGAATTGTGacgcaatataaatatattttaaattgcttgAAACTATTATCAGaagatttcaaatatttttttgaattcctATTATTTGAGTTGcaacacatacattttaattttatgaacttaaaaataattaatatgatttgatcattattttcagtttatatttttgcctgtctaataattacataggtattttaatatttaaactcaatttataaaaataatattatagtaccaaACACTTTGGTGTAAAAATGGTATAGGTAtcatataaattctatatttttttgatttttatgaccTGTAGACTATCAggtaatgaataatttgaaaacaagattaaaactaatcattatttaaataagactATACGCAAAACTACAATACAACTTGCATAGTTAACCAAGCAACTATTATAGtctacctactattatatctgataaatttttaaaacatttcaactAATGATATAAGTTAAgtcgtatttataaataatttgtttatacaatgatattaatcttatatattatattatgtaatattatataatacgtacgtatacattattaataaaaatctatataatgtatgagtGTAAGTGTTTATATctacttcatattatttaagattataaattagtacttACTAGTAGgtaacaatttatacatttcaatcatatttatcaaaacataatttattatcatacattaaattattggttCTAGTTATTTTAACTGATGTAGATAAGAtgttaaaaaccaaattatgtacatgaattataataggtacttgcaTTATGAaaggaattataaataagattggtactgaaaaatattatttgtgcataataaaattaaaaatcataaaattgttagtgtctataataaatagaccATTTTATGCATGCTAGTTGTATACGTAAATctgttgataaaatttttttgacagTATTTAAGAATATGCCTAATATGCGAGTGTTTATACGAATTACGTAATTCATACTAATTTCGGAAATAAGTATTTTCCAGTGCTACTTATTTGATTACTGTTGgcgatttaaatgaattattcgtgataatgtaaataataaaggcAGCTATAATGGACCCCAGCCACGAGACCAATCAGCTTCATTAAATGCTTATTTCACGTTTTCATGAAATAAGGACCATAATAAAGGACGTTATCAAGGATAGTTTACTctgttaaatgtttatgatttgaatgataataatttaatatctaccAATCGAGTGTAAGTTAGACGTTTTTGGATTATTGATTTCTGATATAGCCCCGTTCATCGGATGCGCGTACAACCTTaacctaaattaaataattcataaagttTGTTTGTGCATACGAATTCGCATGCGGTGATATATCAAATacgtgtttt from Aphis gossypii isolate Hap1 chromosome 1, ASM2018417v2, whole genome shotgun sequence includes these protein-coding regions:
- the LOC114126226 gene encoding enoyl-CoA delta isomerase 2; the encoded protein is YSRTALYEPPRRHRRPSLVNHVAGTRRDRYQRLSPLRSPRSSDFRTPPSTSSHLALERRTTVSSDSCPFLDVLLTCTSAIVHTADPFSKTLIIMSFEEAVDKVKNLNQTPSDSNLLELYAYYKQVTVGDVNTAKPGFLDFKAKAKWEAWNSKKGISSDEAKTKYIEIVDKLVEDIGLKA